GGGACTCACCGTTTTTGCAGTAGTTTCCCGGGCAGCACATAGCGTGACGCATGCAACGCTTTCTGCGCTTCCTACAGGCGAGACAGATCTGCGCGCCGGCGCCGGGCCCGCGGGGGGGGCTGGCGCAGTACTCCTCGGTGCCGCACTCCTCGTCCTCAGAGCAGGGGTAcggctgcgggggcgggggggggggtgaggcacCTGCGCGTCCGAGGACCCGTGCCTCCGCGCGCGCCTCTCCAAAGCCGCGGCGCGCGCCGCCCCCGGGGCGCCCGGAGCCGCGCACCGCCCCACCtgggaccccccaccccacctcaccccacccacccaccgacCCCAGCCCCTGCGGGGTCGCAGCGTGCCCACTCCCCGAGCCCCCGCTCACCTGGTAGTTGTCAACGGTCTGGTACTTGTTCCCGCCCTCGTACGGGATCCCCGGGGCCGCGCTGACCGCCGAGCCCGGGTGCCCGGCAGCGCCGCCCAGCGCCGGGGGCAGGTTCTTGATGGCGTTGGAGTTGACGAGGACCGAGTTCAAGGTGGCGCTCACTCCCAGCTGGAGGTGACCGCAAAGGGCCGCCGCTGCCAGGGCGACCAAGACCCGCGTGGCTCCCGCTGCGCCCAGGGCCGGCATCGCGGAGGGGCTCCGGGGAGGGCGGGCAGGGACGGCGGGAACCGGTGGCactgtgcagggggtgggggtgggggcctggaAGCCGCGGCGCACGGCTGCGGTCAGCGCCCCGAGAGCCTCCCGCGGTCCCCGAGTCCCCACTGCGGGTGCAGGTCtgcgccgccaccgccgccgcggCTGCCTTTATACCGCGGGCTTGAGCATCCCGGCCCCTCGGGGGAGACGACAAAGCAGGGATGGGATTTCAAAGCGCTGGGAGGGGCCggagggtgtgtgtgtacacgggggggggggggggtggctcggcagtccccaccccgccctccccggCGCGGCCGGTCCCCTGGCTCAGCTCGCTTCGGGGCGCAGACGACTGGAGCGGACGCGGGCGGAGGGAGGGACCCGGGGCCCCCCGCGCCCTCCCCTGGCGGCCGGGGTGGTGCTGTCGGGATCGGAAGCGCTTCAGAGAGCGCAACGGTGGTGCTCCCCCAGACCACTTCGTGCGCCTTAAACACGTTCGGTGTTAAACTCAGCCCCTCCGGTGACCCGGGGGCTCTACCCAAAGGGCCCCGCGACAGGGCCAGGTAGCCGCCGCCGGCTGCTGATTAACCTTCCAGAGCCCCGCTTTACTCATCGCCAGTGAGTCCCTCCGTTTAAGTTGGTTCGCTTCGACCCCTTCcttccaccccagccccccaccccagccctcccctcccctcctcccgccgCCACCGCGAGAAAAATGTGCAAAGAGCAGGAAATTTGCACATCAAACGCGGGTAAGGAGGAAGAGGGACTAATTCTCTTTTGATGGGAAGTTTAGAGAGGGAGGCGAGAGACGCGCTTGGAAATGAGATCGGGGTGGAGGGAAGTGTCCGATAATCAGACTGTTGAATGCTTCTCTCTGGATGCGAGCAGCCGCGGCCAGGAGATGAACTTGATTAGGCAGGCGCGCGACATCAAAGTGGCCAGAGCGCCAACGGTCAGAGCCCGGGGGCTGGCTCGGTGGTCCTTCGCCGCCCGCCCTTCTCGGTGGTGGTTGACCCGGGCAGATAAGACAGCCTCGGGGCTCAGCGCCCGACTTGCTCATTAGTACTCCGGGTCGCGGAGCCCGGGAAGGCCCGTGTCTGCTCCCAGGTCGGACAAGCCGGGACCAGACGGGTACCCCGCCAAGGGAGATAAGACGAGCTGTGGGAAGGGGAAAAGTGAAGCCGAACGTGAGTCGGCCGTCGTGTGGATCAGGGTTCAAAAATAACGAAGAGCCGCCAGGGTGGAAGAATATTGTGCTGCTTACACATTCGAaaaccatttattaaacaaaaaccTGTTGCAAGCTTGGTGCGCTGGCATTGGGGTACCCTCCGGGTTATTGCTCTTTGGGGGGTGCGGATGCAATGATACAAACATTCAGGAGACTATTATCATCAtagtagtaataaaaaataaagtgcccCCACTATTTTTATAGTAGGTTGATGTTATCAGTGCCAGAAAATGGACACCTGTTATGCAAGttaataaaaggaagagatgATTGAATAATCGCTGTTGAACGAGCAAGATTAGGACATCCTAATTTTGTGCACCCTAACCTCTAAGGTATTTCTTACTCCACACACACTGACCTATATTCATGACCCCCCATCTCCACCAAGTACAGCCGGTGAGAGCCTTGAAGTAGGTGTAATCCCAAAGTTAAGAGGGggaggggttaaaaaaaaaaggctgtaatGGTCTGTGTTCTCATTGCTTGGGTTTCAGAGGTCATATTAAGAGCATCTTCCAAACAACCCTTTACTAATGCCTCTGATTAAACCAATATCCCTCCCATCCCAAATTCCATCTATCCTGTGAAATTTCCTCTGGTTTATTGGTAATTGCTTCTTGAAATTCTAATATGGACCAAatcccacatatttttaaaaagattttgttatGGACACGTACAATGATCTAGGCTTGGCTACAACGTTAGAAGTTTTTGGCACAAACTGGAATTTGGAAACAAAGGGGAAGCTGTTTATATtcgttgtatttttctttttttttttaacgagccTAAGAATCGAGTCTGTATACCTTT
The sequence above is drawn from the Panthera tigris isolate Pti1 chromosome D2, P.tigris_Pti1_mat1.1, whole genome shotgun sequence genome and encodes:
- the DKK1 gene encoding dickkopf-related protein 1, translated to MPALGAAGATRVLVALAAAALCGHLQLGVSATLNSVLVNSNAIKNLPPALGGAAGHPGSAVSAAPGIPYEGGNKYQTVDNYQPYPCSEDEECGTEEYCASPPRGPGAGAQICLACRKRRKRCMRHAMCCPGNYCKNGICMPSDHSPFHRGEIEETIIESIGNDHSTLDGYSRRTTLPSKLYHTKGQEGSVCLRSSDCATGLCCARHFWSKICKPVLKEGQVCTKHRRKGSHGLEIFQRCYCGDGLSCRMQKDHHQASNSSRLHTCQRH